The nucleotide sequence CGCCCAAAACACATGGACCAACCTTCCCTTGTCATCAATAACATAGTCAAAATAAAACCCAGGATTTGCAAGATTCTTTCTGCCTAGTTGGTCGATGAACATTTGAGCATCAGAAGACTTTATGTGGCACCTGAGGGTTCTATGGAAATTTTGGAGATCTTTTTTTGTGCATCCGGCATGTTGGAAACCCCCCAAACCTACACAAAGTAACCGGTATGCCGCTGAAGTCCCAATGCAAGCACTATGGCAATTGAACAATGTACTCTGCGCCTTACAACTGACTTTCCTGTTAGACCTAATGAACTGCTGCTTACTAGGGGAAACAAGTACATGGTTATGCACTTGCTCAAAGACGGTGACAATATACCGACCATCCGCTGTATGCTTGATTGCAATTTTTGCCCCGCACCCACACCTAGTAATTTTTCTTTCACGTCTTCTTTTGGTGCCAGGTTCAGAAATTATATTACCCATCTTCTCCTCACGGAAACCTTCTTTCGCGTACATGAATCGCTTGTGCGTCATGACACCATTGGATGACTTGTGTTGGCCCACACGGACTGAAAACCCAACATGGTGTGCATATACCTCATAGAACTCCTTTGCCGTGTTCACATCAGAAAAATACATCCCAATAGTTGGAGTTATGGATTCATCACAATCTGGTGTGTAGAATGAATCCTGCCTTGTGCATGAGAATCTCTTGTCAGTGCTGTGTGATCCAAAGGAACTTTCAAGAactgaaaataataataattcaaatGTACGTACACATGTGGGGATGCTTGTGGATTTTGTTGGTGTGAAAAACCCTATATCGAGAGGTGGATTAACTCGAGTAGTTGATTCTGCATCAGATTGCACGTCATGGCTCTGCAATGGTATAACAGTATTCGCCTCAGCCTCAGATTCCATTATCGCTACAAGACCTGTATGGTGTAAACAAACATGAGAGAATGCAAAAATTTATGTAATGATAGGGCTAGCTGCAATAGAGGCTGAATTTCGATAATAAATATTACTACATTTTGATAATTAAGGCACAGGAAGCTAATTTACTGGAATACATACATATGTACTATGTACATGCACACTGGAAAACTTAGTTGTGATACAGCCTTAGGTATAATACATTTCCATGTAATTTTGAATTCAGTTAAAGTAACTAGATTAAGACGTTCCTGTAATTTCGATGCCCCCTTCATGAATTAACTGAGACAATTGTGTATGCTTTCTGAATATTAATTCCAGGTGGTCAACAATAGTCCATTTCCATGATTAATCTGTGGTGTAACATGCATAATTTGCTTTATCTCCTATTAAGCTTTACCTATATTGATAACTACACGTCTCTACCATCAGTCGTACAGATCCAACTAGATACATCTCTCAACACATCCATACAGAGAGAAGATTGAATAGGAAATGAACAAATCTGAAAAAAGTGACACGTACCTAGTGGCCTTATGGTCTGGAAGAAACCAACTCCAAGACACGAAGGAAACAAGGCAGAGTTGGGGCGTCCGGCAAATCGGTTGAATCCCTCAAAGATTTGGAAACGGCTAAGAACAAGCACAGGAATCTCTCACGGTGGAAGGGGGAAATCTTGCGGCCCGGCCATTCCCCGTCGACGCTGCTCCAGTCCCTCAAGCCCGTCGACGCCGCTCCAGTCCCCCaagcccgccgcctccgccgccgccgacgttccaGTCTCCCGAGCGGCCGCCGACGCTGCAGCCTTCGACTCAGATCCCCCAAACTCTCTAACCTAGTTTTTTCTCGTAAATGCGAAGAGGTACAGATTAAGGACTAGGTACAGGAGGGACATATGTTCAAGGGTTTACTGATAAAAATGACAGCAGTCTGGCGGGCGGTTTTCTGCAAATTGCATGGAATGAACAGCCATTTAATCGACGACGTACACTTTCGATCCAACGGCACAAGTTATAGTTTCCATGCTTTCACTGAAGAAGAGTTTCTACTAGATACTTTCTCGTGCTGTTGGACGAATATGTGCGCAAGTCGTCGCCCCCGCTACATCGACACATGTAACTGACTCGTCGTCCGCGCCCGCGGCCGTGCCGTTTCCAATGCTGCGGCCGACTCCTCGTCCGCGCCGGCTTGCAACACCGCGgtcgactcgcccgtccgcactaACTTACAATGTCGCGGTCGACTCATCTGTCTACTCCTGCGGCTGACTCGCCCGTGATTAACTTCAGCGTCACCatagtgatcatcaactccacggcAGTTACTTTCCGGcttatcaggtgaaatccatccggtATATTTtgatattacatattgctttctttaaaagagcaattacctTGGTTTGCAAGTTCTTTAAATGCAGGGCAAGTTGTCTACTGTCAAGGGGACAACGTTCCGCTGTGTAAATTCTTTgtcggtttatatcatggtcaagcatggagagtctcaagccaactcctcgagtagtcttaataCTCAGGGGCTATAGGTGATATGGCTCagtaaatgttgccagtttaaAGGTTGTCAGAAAAATTTCTAGCTGAAAATGAAGAATATCCGATTTAAactccggttcaagagacatctttctcccacaaagcactgaagctctcaaatccggtttaaaagcCGGCCcagggtaaatttgtccctcacaaatttttgaagctctcaaatccggttcaaaatccggctcaaggtaaatttatccctcacaaatttttgaagctttcaaatccgatttaaagttccggttcaaacataggtatcctgccttacggcttatcttattatggtcacttggaggcttcctgctcatcgagcatagctgtcggtaccctcttgatcgctGCAATGCtaatatatggtcacttgggggcttcctgttcaaacataggtcgtattcgaaccaaagagaacatagctgtcgaaacccttttgatcggcacactgccaaactcattagggggcttcttgatcgtatccgaatcatagcttaacctcttttgggtccgacgtggatcgtattcgaatcagcgtcgttaaacaactctcaaggtcatttgggggcttcctgttcaaacataggtcgtattcgaaccaaagagaacatagctgtcggtaccctcttgatcggcaatgccaaagccactgggggctatatgatcgtatttgagtcttagctcaacccctttggaacggttttatgatcgtatacgaatcagaagCCTTAAATTTTTGAAGTCTTTTTTGCGAACAATTTTGGGTTTGACTTGAGACCTTttttggattatatctcaaatgtatataagtgtttatgcttaacccggcttgacttttgactataagtcgtcaGTTTATGATAATCATCATCTaggtggaagcattggcttctaaggattgggttatcacccttactgcacaggtcatgtgaaccggcagtacaaattcaatatcacagtggttatatgtgagatattatgacccaccCTGGCTTTGACGCTAAGTCGCCatggcatatgttgtttaaactctttgtaggattttgcagaaatatgacatataaatgattaagttcaagcttattaccaaagttgatgcttcaaaatgattatccgttctggatttttctcaaaggctataagccgtcgggttataaaaatcccgacttacaatggaggcgtattaaatcgccatcggccaagagctaccgggtatttaaactccaggATTTACTTATCTatagatgaggtattcaaagtcgctttggcgcaatgactattattttattaatggatatgatttattctataatggaaggaatagtcccgagttgatgcaggcttacgacccggcacttgggggctacattattcaaattgaggttacatcaaatatgcaagtctcatgtcgctgcaagcatgcaccatgacacttgggggctaatgcaaaatcatttttgctcacttcattgaagacccgactcatcacatcataatgagccggcccttgggggctaccaattgctcctgtcaacagttcaaggtacacaagtcttaatccattatattgaaggatccattgctcagttggtaaagcacaaagctcttaaccttgtggatgtgggttcaagccccatggtggagattacatcatatgatgttattatcaatgaatcatatacaaagtcccagctcagtaatatcttactaagccggcccttgggggctacacgttgctgctctagtttacatgataatatttacaaagtccctgctcattattgcataatgacccggcccttgggggctacactagttgaagttttatgagcataagataattacaagtcccaggttgctgcaagcataacaacccggcacttgggggctacaggtgatatacatATAAGGGAAAAAAATCTTCAAATTTCAGTTTTGAGCAGGTCAGATTGACCCGGTGTTTACAACAATCATGATCCGgtgtcaccaataattatgacccggcgtcggcaacagttatggcccggtgttatcaatatttacaagccggcaaTTTTGGCAGTTATAACTAGCCAGCCTCTACATCTTTAAACTGGCGGATCACTAGTTGAATGTTGAGTCCAATATGTTTACTAAGCCGGAGCTTTGgaaaccgactcaaatggattatttcttataatatttctcaacaagagaccaatgtcagcaaattgactttgaagctggcctgttgacccggatttctcaaaggaagtatctggatctTTTGCATTGGTAAAATTGGGACATATCTGctaaggagatttgctatgagatcatggatacatatcaaagaagaaatgtcaaggacttaaggatgatcaggtgccgactTACAGGAATATTTAACTCGGAGTacaacctatcaaatttgttcttgtgtttatgttgcagatcagtttaacatggataaaatccaaaataaactgggggctaatgtcggagatataccccgcggtataacccggccggaagtatgacccggccggacttggcgcttcaccgatgacccgccgaAGGACTGgggactcacgggtctggcggcttaCTGGTCAGATGACTCACGAGCCTgatgactcacggatgaccccgacgacgggtcagatagaagactaggaccgaggcctagaaggccggctcatgttatggtgggccggcttaagaggaaagggatgacgaatatttcctttacaaggaagcaagacccggacttgtattcaacttgtaaggaaagatagactagtcctagtcctactaggactctacatgtaagccgccccttcaacttatataaggaggggcagggctccccaaagagggacaagaggcaagaaacaatctttagggctagacacaaagagaccggcttaccggcgactccctcatgatcataatgagacctagccacaaacagcatgtagggttattaccgggtGATGTTTcttggggcccgaagctgtctaaacccttgtcttgtgttgcatctctcgattccgctcaacccctctccagatactacatagatgcgttggcattacgactaagtccttacactaggacatctgccgtgacaattccacaacacccTGGATTTTGCCGGCCCGACCCTGGTACTCGATGTCTCGATCACTACAGCCTAAAGGATCGGGAATTCGGGGTCGCGAGAACTGAAAACTCTCAATCGTGGGCGTGGGGCGACGGCCGTGGGCTCATGGCTACAGGAAGGAAAGGAACGTCTCTGGGCGACCGGCCGCTGCTGCCGTTGCCTTCCTCGTCTCCTCTGTCCTTTCTTAAATTTGAATTGGTCGGTGACCGACTCTAGCCTCTTGCCAGATGCTTACTGCTTAGCGAGTCCTTTTTTTCAATTAACTTCGGTTCCTACTTCTAATTCCTAATTTTATAATTAACTATTGGCAAAGATCGATACTTCGTTAGAGATTGGTTCTTACTTTTTACCTCCTCGGTTAAAGATCACAGGAACCAAAAGAATGAGGATGCTCAAATAAATAGCAACTAGAAGTTGGACATGTATGACTTTTTTTATATGTCCAATTGTTATGTAAGacattatattatatatattataaTTTTTTCCTGCCAGATATATATATACTATAATTGTTCGTCAGTTCATTTTTAAAGATAGGGCTTTAGTTTTGCACAGGGCCCCGGATATTGCCGGCCCAGCCCTGGCTTGCAGCAGCGGCGGGAcaagggttggggggggggagctAGGTTTTCTCGGGAGCAACATGGGGTTGTGGTGGTGGCGTTGGCAGGAAACCCCACCTACGGCAACATTGGTATGATATCATCATAGGATTTGCGAGTTGGAGATCACAAAAAATGctcgcatttttctgaatttatttcagaccTTTCGGCGATATATGTTTAATGAGAGGAGATGTTTTTGTCGACTGCGAAGTCGTCTGTGGCAACTTTATCAATTTCAAGATAATGTGCCGGCTCAGCCTCTCGGAGGTGCTCGTCGTTTATAAGGTTGATTACATGTACGTGGGTATGTATGAGCACGGATAAAATACGGCCGCACGGATCTTTTCCTTGTACGCGTGGTCGTTGCAGGTAGAGACTCCTCCATTTGTCTCTCACGCATCCCGCGCTGTCCTGCACGGCGGCAAGCCCCGCAGACCCGTTCAGCCTCAGCCGGCGTCGCTCTCCATCGATCACTTCGTGCCGGCCGGCTCGTCTCTACTACGCCAATTTTATCCGGTAGTCAGTATGCATGCCTCCATACATACAAGACGCCAGCTCTATCCGCAGTCCGCACCTGCGCGCAAGGAAGCTCGCGCCATCCGCCATGTCGTCGTCCAGACGGtggtcctcctccccctcctccggcaCGGACCACCTGCCCGGCCGCTCTGTCATCCCTGCCGCGGCGCTCTCGCCCTTGCGCCACAGCGCCCGCCGCTCCGCCTCCCGCTCCGACACGGCCGCCCCATCAGGAgcccccgccgcccccgctcgCAGCATGTGGCCTTCCTCCTCTGACGGCAAGATCAAGAAGCCGTCCCCGTCGCCCTTGACCCCCGCGCCGCCCTCGGTGGCCACCCTCGCCGACCACCTGACCAACGACGCCATGGACAGCGCCAACGCCGTTCCCGTGGCGGCGCCGTCGCTGCAGTCGCTCTCCCGCCAGCGCAGCTGCACCGAGCTCCCGCGCTTCGCggaggccgacgccgacgccgaggagAGAAAGATCGGCAGGTCGTCCGGGAAGGGCGCCGGCCACGCCTTCGGCCGCTCCATGCGCTTCCTGCCGTCGTCCAAGCCCGCTGCCGTCACGCTCACCCCGGGCCGCGTCGCGCCGTCGGACCTCCGCAGGCTCGCCGCTGGCTACTCTCTGGACGCCCGCGCCGACGTCGCGAGCTCCGGGTCCGAGTGCAGCGACGCCTCCAGGGGGTCCAGCGCAAAGTCGGCGATCCCCAAACCCAACTCGCCGATGATCGCCCGTACGAGCTCCGTCCGGCTGCTCGGCTCGAGCAACTCGCAGTGGGCGCTCTCGCCGGGGCGCCGGAGTAGCTCGCCCGCCAAGACGCTGGCGACCGTGTCGGAGTCCAAGGGGAAGAAGAGCCTGTTGAGCATGGGGTGGGGACATCTGTTTAACAGGAAGAAGTCCGGCGGAGCGGATAACTCCATTCCTGCGATCCCGGCCACCGTGCCGTCGTCGCCGGTGTCACGCAGCAACGGGGGAATAGGGGAGACCGGACACCAGATGAGGATGATGCATTGCCGCTTCTTGCAGTGGCGCTTCATGAACGCCAAGGCAGACGCCGCGTGCAAGAGCAAGGCGGCCAACGCCGAGGTATGGGTCGATAGCTCCAGAATGCAAGCTTTTCAAATTCATATCCATTTACATGCATATGCATATTCGTATTAGTTCATACCGATTTCATCCAAAGCTAATCTAAAATAGGAGAAGGCATATCATGTAATATTCACACATAGTTTGTTCTTTTTGTGAAGTTGCCAAATGTGTATAGACATGGATAAACTTGCGTATGTACACATGATACAACACAACCCATGTCCATGATTTTTCtcccaattttttttcaaaaaacttaGATGTACCACACGCAACACGGGATGTGGACCGATCGAACTAGTAGCGGATTGCAGTTTCCTTGAATGATGCAAGTTAATTTGATTCATATAGGTTCAGTTGATGGGTACATGGGCCCGGGTGTCGGAGCTAAGAGGAAAGGTAGCAAGGAAGCAAGCGCAACTCGAGAAGGGGAAGTTGAAGTTTAGGTTGAATGAGATACTCTCTTTGCAGGTATAGTTTTGCTTAAATTTGATACACATTTATCTTGGTCTTATAAATTTTAGACAACTTCAATCCCCAATGTTCACAATTTGATGAGATCAATTGTCGGCAAATTATTGGAGAATTCTATAGATGAGGGATTTAGAGAATTGGGGGCAGCTGGAGAGCAAGCATTCCTTCGCTCTGGAGTCCACAGTTGAGTGTGCCAAATCAGCCATTTGCAGGCTTCCTCTTACAAATGGTGCAAAGGTATGTTGATAGCACTATGTTCAATCTTTTGATTAGAAGCAATAAACAAAACTCAACTAATCTTAGCGAAGTCAGCTAGCCGTTATTTGATTAATTCACGAAAGTTTCTTGATTAATTCACAATAAACCCTAAACCCTATGGGAGATGAGGAGAAAGATTGCGGCCAACTAGTAGGTAGCGGGAATGATAATATAATTGGGTGCCTGGGCTATAGTAGCTCTTTCTTAAATAAAAAACTAAAATAGCATttttagaccccccccccccaacgaaaCAAAAAAATGTTAACGTAATTTGAATGTTATTTATTTAATAAAAGTACTCATGTATTTTGATAAATGTGTGGGTAATTGAAGAAATATCCATATTTTTAAAAGGTTATTCATACAATCAATGAAATTTCAACCACTTTAAAAATAATATTCATAATATTACCGTATGTTGGAAAATGTTAGTgaatttctctttttttatttcttaaAAATGAATGGAAAAAATAGAATAATGAAACCAGCAAAAAGGAAAATAGAAACCGAAAAGAAATAAAactgaaaaggaatttttttaACAGAAAACGAAAACAAATGAAAGCCCAACAAAATGAGTCGGCCCACTAGCACACAAGTACCATGGGCTATATCGGTATATAACATATAACATTTGGGATCTTGTCTACGGCCGCCAGTCACATGGACACATGGTGGTATGCGGGAAGCTCAATGTGCAAATTTTTCTGTGGATTTGTAACTTTTTTGGGGTGATTTTGTACTTTGATCAATTATGCTCTAGTTTTTTTGTAtgttctttttgaaattttgaccaagtttatagaaagaTATATCAACATCTATAGCACACTAAAGTAGTTTCAATAGGATTATCATAAAATATAATTTCATATCACATGTATTTGATGTGGTATATATTAGTATATGTTTCTATATCCGTGGCCAAACATAAAGAAATTTGAGTTAGAACAAAACTAAATTTTCAGTTAATTTGAAGTGGAGGCTGTATATGAAAACGTCCTGAGTGAGCTACTATATGTAATCTGAATATTTTAAAAGGTTACTATTGCATTCGGATAAGAACCAAAGTTATAGCGATAGTTGCAACATGCATGTAATCTGAACCAAATTGTTTGTTTATTCATGTACAGGCCTCCCTTCCGGCAATGGCATCCATTCTCGAGCAGATGTTCGAGCTCACAATGACGGCCAGGATTTCAGTTCGCTCCTTTAGCCCTATGGTAAATAATTTATGTGTAGCCACCTCTATACGTTGTACTGAAAATGAATGTCTAAACTGGCATCTCTCCATACTATAGGCTCAAGATACGACCGTGGTGATCTCGAAGCTGAGTCGCGTGGCTAGTGAGGAGCGAGCTCTGTTACAGGAGTGTCACGAGTTGCTTGGACGGCTCTCTGCACTGCAGGTAGGTTTGGTGCTTCTTTTACGGGGAAATATCTTTACTTTGTATATGGCTAATTATATTAATGTACAGATTGAAGAACAGAGTTTGCGTTGCCATATGGTGCAATCGTCGTCTTTGAATCTTGTGAATGTGAATTAGTATGGTTTTAGCCATATAACCAGTGTTGGTGGATTGTGTCCCAACGCCGGATTAAAATCAGAGTTGTGGTGCATCTTTACAACGGGGCAGAAAAGAGTAGTTGCTGATACGAGCTAGCGCAGCGTTGACAATTCCATGTGAAATGTTGTTCGATGctcttatatactccctccgtcctaaaaaaTAAGTGcctcaattttgtactaactttagtacaaaattatACTAAAGTTGAGACACATATTATGACACGAAGGGAGTAAAAGCTTAACATCCAAAATAAGAGTGGATCCTAACTATGCGTTTTTTCATTGAACTTTTTTTAGATAGCCTACTACATGCACCATATGGCAAATTCTTCCCTGTCATCACAAAATGTCTACCAGCTGAGTAgatatttttgttgttgttataatgtGAAAATTGTGAAAAATTCTAGATTATATTGGACACATAatcttttttttttctgaaaatccgCTGCAACGATAAACTTAAGTCACATGGATAACATCAGGGCCAGGCCCATGGGCACCAGGGCCAATAATTTTCAGCCCCGAGTTCAGTTCTTCAAGGCAACATGCCCATTATCCCCAAATCATTAGTTAGACGCTACCCCTTAAAAAGGGCACTCCCACCTTCATTGGTGGCGACAAGTGACGCATTGCATATGTGCCACTTATCGCAACCCGGGAGTATGTGATTTTTTTTCATTCAATTTTTAAACATTTTATCTCTAGGATCGTGCGTCCAATTAACGAACGTTTTCACAGGACCAAATAATCAGAAAATTATGAAAAGGTTAGATGATTTTGCGACCAATAAACTTATGCCACATGGCAAACATCAGGGTCGGCCCCATGGTGTGCATGACGTACAGTTTCCAGCGCTTAGTTTTGCATCTTTCCCATTATCCGCTTCGGGAGCTTCTATTCGGCGCTTTTAGTGCGGCTTAGCGCTCCTGTGCGCCCCTAGCGGGTCGGCCTAGCAACCTGCTCAACAAACACTGTgaataaaaatattttcagaatGGGAGACATGAGATTTGAACCTGCATGCTAAAGTCGTTGACCAAGACTTGGCGCAATAGCAAATAGAACAGGATCATTAGTTTTCTATAATCCGAAAACAGTGCTATTTAATacttcctccgtctcataatataagagtgtttttacaCAGTTGtgtaaaaaacactcttatattatgggacaaatgGAGTGCTTCATTTAGTACAACAttaacaaatactccctctgtaaactaatataagattgtttaaatcactattttagtgatctaaatgcttttatattagtttacagagggagtattttgtaCCCATATAAATCatttgaaaaaataaaatgtaaatttgagaaaaaaatcatagactTGAAATCAAGAAGTTCACCAGTATGGAGAAAAAGttcattttttttccaaaaatttaaTGTAATACGAAAAAAGGTCGTCAATTTTGACAAACTTAATcaaattttgtaaaaaaaatcatcaatttgaaATAAGTTCATCAGTTTTGAAATAAAATCATGAAttccaaaaaagttcatcaatttttaaaacaataattgatttttaagaaaagttcacaattttttttaaaaagttcaccgattttggaaCAAGTGCATTAATTTTAAAAAGTcagttttaaaaaaagttcatcagtttaaaaaaaattcaaaatagtTCATCATTTTTCTCAAAAGTTCACAAATTGTAAAAAGTTTATCAAATTTTTGCGAAAAAGATAaagaattcaaaaaagttcatcaatgttATAAAAACAGTTCATGAATACAAAAAAGTTCACCGGATTTTGGAAAAGCTGTACACAGAAAATATTCATGGATTTTAAAAAGTTTATCGATTTTGATAAAAATAATCACACAttttggaaaaagaaaagaaaatggaacaagaaaaaataaatagaaaaagaaaaagaagggagaaatgaaaagaaaagaagaaaataatAAAATGGATGCATCTATTTATATTTGGGTGGCTTTCCTCGTTGGCTACCATAGCTAAACTAGACAAGGAGGTTGTGTGTCTGAATCATACCCCTTTGCTCACACTTTTTTGGTCTTTAAAtcagaaaaaaagaaagaatagatgGGCCGcttaaaaaagggaaaaagaatagATGGGCTGGCCCAGGAGCAGGGGGGG is from Triticum aestivum cultivar Chinese Spring chromosome 1B, IWGSC CS RefSeq v2.1, whole genome shotgun sequence and encodes:
- the LOC123104915 gene encoding protein FAR1-RELATED SEQUENCE 5 isoform X1, whose amino-acid sequence is MESEAEANTVIPLQSHDVQSDAESTTRVNPPLDIGFFTPTKSTSIPTCDSFYTPDCDESITPTIGMYFSDVNTAKEFYEVYAHHVGFSVRVGQHKSSNGVMTHKRFMYAKEGFREEKMGNIISEPGTKRRRERKITRCGCGAKIAIKHTADGRYIVTVFEQVHNHVLVSPSKQQFIRSNRKVSCKAQSTLFNCHSACIGTSAAYRLLCVGLGGFQHAGCTKKDLQNFHRTLRCHIKSSDAQMFIDQLGRKNLANPGFYFDYVIDDKGRLVHVFWADATSRNNYKHFGNLVSFDSTYSTNEYNMIFAPFTGVNHHKGSILFGAAFLHDEKVASFVWLFQTFLKAMEGVEPTLMITDECASMISALHTVFPTTTHRLCMWHIMKKVGEKVSPDLKSNEYFHDHLNLVVWASETPSEFEERWSHVIEEFGLEENEWFTKRFELRESWIPAYFNDIALSGLLRTTSRSESANAFFSRIIGYKHAFVEFWLRFETALEEQRHKELEDDNVSLHTSPPLKTSWGLEKHGSIVFTHEVFTEFQKELLADREHNTR
- the LOC123104915 gene encoding protein FAR1-RELATED SEQUENCE 5 isoform X3, with amino-acid sequence MESEAEANTVIPLQSHDVQSDAESTTRVNPPLDIGFFTPTKSTSIPTCDSFYTPDCDESITPTIGMYFSDVNTAKEFYEVYAHHVGFSVRVGQHKSSNGVMTHKRFMYAKEGFREEKMGNIISEPGTKRRRERKITRCGCGAKIAIKHTADGRYIVTVFEQVHNHVLVSPSKQQFIRSNRKVSCKAQSTLFNCHSACIGTSAAYRLLCVGLGGFQHAGCTKKDLQNFHRTLRCHIKSSDAQMFIDQLGRKNLANPGFYFDYVIDDKGRLVHVFWADATSRNNYKHFGNLVSFDSTYSTNEYNMIFAPFTGVNHHKGSILFGAAFLHDEKMNVLA